A DNA window from Trypanosoma brucei brucei TREU927 chromosome 10, whole genome shotgun sequence contains the following coding sequences:
- a CDS encoding enolase — MTIQKVHGREVLDSRGNPTVEVEVTTERGVFRSAVPSGASTGVYEACELRDGDKKRYVGKGCLQAVKNVNEVIGPALIGRDELKQEELDTLMLRLDGTPNKGKLGANAILGCSMAISKAAAAAKGVPLYRYLASLAGTKELRLPVPCFNVINGGKHAGNALPFQEFMIAPVKATSFSEALRMGSEVYHSLRGIIKKKYGQDAVNVGDEGGFAPPIKDINEPLPILMEAIEEAGHRGKFAICMDCAASETYDEKKQQYNLTFKSPEPTWVTAEQLRETYCKWAHDYPIVSIEDPYDQDDFAGFAGITEALKGKTQIVGDDLTVTNTERIKMAIEKKACNSLLLKINQIGTISEAIASSKLCMENGWSVMVSHRSGETEDTYIADLVVALGSGQIKTGAPCRGERTAKLNQLLRIEEELGAHAKFGFPGWS, encoded by the coding sequence ATGACGATCCAGAAAGTTCACGGTCGCGAAGTCCTTGACTCTCGTGGTAACCCCACAGTGGAGGTTGAAGTGACGACAGAGAGGGGTGTGTTCCGGTCAGCTGTGCCGTCTGGTGCATCGACCGGTGTGTATGAGGCCTGCGAACTGCGCGACGGGGACAAGAAGCGCTACGTCGGGAAGGGTTGCCTACAGGCAGTAAAGAATGTAAATGAGGTAATTGGCCCTGCGCTTATCGGCAGGGACGAGCTTAAGCAAGAAGAATTGGACACACTGATGCTTCGGCTCGACGGCACTCCCAACAAGGGTAAGCTCGGTGCCAACGCTATCCTCGGATGCTCGATGGCCATCAGCAAAGCCGCTGCTGCGGCGAAAGGTGTTCCCCTCTACCGCTACCTCGCCTCCCTCGCCGGTACGAAGGAACTGCGCCTTCCTGTTCCTTGCTTCAACGTGATCAACGGTGGCAAGCACGCCGGAAACGCCTTACCCTTCCAGGAGTTCATGATCGCCCCGGTGAAGGCCACCTCGTTTAGCGAGGCGCTGCGTATGGGTTCTGAGGTGTACCACTCCCTCAGAGGCATCATCAAGAAGAAGTACGGTCAGGATGCTGTGAACGTTGGTGATGAGGGCGGGTTTGCCCCACCGATCAAAGACATTAATGAGCCGCTTCCTATCCTCATGGAGGCCATTGAGGAGGCTGGTCACAGGGGTAAGTTCGCCATCTGCATGGACTGCGCTGCCAGTGAAACCTATgacgaaaagaagcaacaataTAATTTAACCTTCAAGAGCCCCGAACCCACTTGGGTAACGGCAGAGCAGTTGCGCGAAACGTACTGCAAATGGGCGCACGACTACCCAATTGTCAGTATTGAAGACCCTTACGATCAAGACGACTTCGCTGGTTTCGCTGGCATCACTGAGGCTCTGAAGGGCAAAACTCAAATTGTCGGCGACGACCTCACTGTCACCAACACCGAACGCATCAAGATGGCCATCGAAAAGAAGGCCTGCAACTCTCTTCTACTGAAAATCAACCAAATCGGTACCATCAGCGAGGCAATCGCATCATCGAAGTTGTGCATGGAGAATGGCTGGTCAGTGATGGTCTCTCACCGCAGTGGTGAGACAGAGGACACGTACATCGCGGACCTTGTTGTTGCTCTTGGTTCTGGTCAAATTAAAACTGGTGCACCGTGCCGCGGCGAGCGGACAGCAAAACTCAACCAGCTGCTGCGCATTGAAGAGGAACTTGGTGCCCATGCTAAATTTGGCTTTCCCGGTTGGTCGTAA
- a CDS encoding importin subunit beta-1, giving the protein MSSLTELLTALGSPDPSVRIPAEEQVNRAKQGGLGGFLCSLLEEFRDESKPLFARNMAGTLLKNAVAPNLRETAARRALEREWKNLPVALRTEVKQCVLSTLGSPKKDIQNVAANIIGNLSRIELPAGEWPDLMDILISATESQSEFHQVAALTAIGYVCEEGHDHEDVEAALINYTGGILNAVVCGMNSGKEEVCYCATNALCNAMEFIHDNMQQQNQRDLLVDTLCRTVASSHNSRTREKAMESLVKVADMYYSTLPNYIDRLHAITTGAIFGEEEGVALQAMLFWISICETELDMKESADPRCLFYAQKGASMLVNICLQTIVRQEEGQEEGDWNIAIAGGKLLQSLAMCIQDPVVDLVMPFVYSNIEGATWREKEAAVLAFGCILNGPNADKIQDTVAQAVPGLLQYIRHDHPLVADTAGWVLATVCELFGDVFLLQPWNLQQLINIVTPMIGEGTEKAIRGCHIVHNLSLTYEEEDCQPTNELSRYFAELLNVLLLAIDKGVDYTVKSVAQEALNALIDAAAVDCLQFLNLLVPELHKRIYNVLGERQQGQVGEMEASSLLGLLCGSLGSTARKLMLAFNEHLQPSMEIVLKILENPQGTVLEEVLTMLGSFAHAVKQGMAPYLDRITGHVVKALQCVDEPDLVTVAVGTVGDLSLGVQKDLAPYVEGILGALYGNLQNPEVDRCVKCIFLNCIGDIVLNVGEANFAQYVNIFMPFVHSMFEQSCGVNVTDDPDNEEYVMSLWESISTLYTSVCQSFKGNEIPLAPYLQNMLQFVLYTAPLAKSHGYVEVFIAIITVIGDMASVLKSVSLKELRQQAQSALLSSEVVAIVKVAAELNDGRDGFREQVRWVESQLQQLSKVV; this is encoded by the coding sequence ATGAGCTCCTTGACGGAATTGTTAACTGCGTTAGGTAGCCCAGACCCCTCAGTGCGGATTCCAGCGGAAGAACAAGTGAACCGAGCCAAGCAGGGAGGTTTAGGTGGGTTCCTGTGCAGCTTGTTGGAGGAGTTTCGGGATGAGTCAAAGCCACTGTTCGCTCGAAATATGGCTGGAACTTTGCTGAAAAACGCCGTTGCGCCAAATCTTCGTGAAACGGCAGCTCGTCGCGCTCTGGAACGGGAATGGAAAAATCTCCCGGTTGCCCTTCGGACTGAGGTGAAGCAATGCGTTCTGTCGACACTTGGTTCaccaaaaaaagatatacaGAATGTGGCAGCAAATATTATTGGGAATCTTTCGCGCATAGAGTTACCGGCAGGGGAGTGGCCGGACCTCATGGACATACTAATAAGTGCAACGGAGTCTCAAAGTGAATTTCACCAGGTGGCAGCTCTAACAGCAATCGGTTACGTGTGCGAAGAAGGACATGACCACGAGGACGTTGAAGCAGCGTTGATAAATTATACGGGTGGCATTCTGAACGCTGTTGTGTGTGGTATGAACAGcggaaaggaggaagtgtGTTACTGCGCAACAAATGCGCTATGTAATGCCATGGAGTTCATTCATGAcaatatgcaacaacaaaaccagAGGGATCTTCTCGTCGACACTCTCTGCCGCACTGTCGCATCAAGTCACAACTCCCGTACTCGTGAAAAAGCGATGGAGTCGTTAGTTAAAGTTGCCGACATGTACTATTCCACACTTCCTAACTACATCGATCGGTTACACGCCATCACAACCGGGGCTATCtttggtgaagaagaaggtgtTGCATTGCAGGCGATGCTTTTTTGGATTTCCATCTGTGAAACTGAATTGGATATGAAGGAAAGCGCTGACCCGCGGTGCTTATTCTACGCCCAAAAAGGGGCTTCCATGCTAGTGAATATTTGCCTTCAAACTATTGTGCGGCAGGAGGAGGGCCAAGAAGAGGGTGACTGGAACATTGCGATAGCTGGCGGTAAACTCTTACAGAGCCTTGCTATGTGTATTCAAGATCCTGTTGTCGATCTCGTAATGCCATTTGTATATAGTAACATTGAGGGCGCAAcatggagagaaaaagaggcagCAGTTCTGGCATTTGGTTGTATTTTGAACGGTCCTAATGCAGATAAAATTCAAGATACCGTTGCGCAAGCTGTGCCCGGACTTCTGCAGTACATTCGTCATGATCATCCCTTGGTTGCTGATACAGCTGGCTGGGTACTCGCCACTGTGTGCGAACTTTTTGGTGACGTGTTTCTGCTTCAGCCGTGGAACCTACAGCAATTGATCAACATCGTCACACCAATGATcggtgaaggaactgagaaAGCTATCAGGGGGTGCCACATTGTACATAATCTCTCGCTTACctatgaggaggaggactgCCAACCCACTAACGAGTTATCGCGATACTTTGCCGAACTGCTAAACGTGCTGCTTTTGGCGATTGACAAGGGTGTCGATTACACTGTGAAAAGCGTCGCTCAAGAGGCGTTGAATGCGCTTATTGATGCAGCTGCCGTTGACTGCCTTCAGTTTCTTAATCTTCTTGTGCCTGAGCTGCACAAACGCATTTACAATGTGTTGGGAGAGCGTCAACAAGGCCAAGTGGGTGAGATGGAGGCTTCCTCATTGCTTGGCTTGCTGTGTGGGTCGCTGGGAAGCACTGCCAGGAAGTTGATGCTTGCGTTTAATGAGCATCTACAACCGAGTATGGAGATTGTACTGAAGATACTCGAGAACCCTCAGGGCACCGTTCTAGAGGAGGTGCTCACGATGTTAGGGAGTTTTGCTCATGCCGTTAAGCAAGGAATGGCACCTTACCTTGATCGCATCACAGGTCATGTGGTTAAAgcattgcagtgtgtggATGAACCCGATCTTGTTACAGTGGCTGTGGGTACGGTGGGTGATCTTTCGTTGGGGGTACAGAAAGATCTCGCCCCTTACGTGGAAGGTATTCTTGGCGCCTTGTACGGCAATCTGCAGAACCCCGAAGTGGATCGCTGTGTAAAGTGTATTTTCCTCAACTGCATCGGCGATATTGTGTTGAACGTAGGCGAGGCGAACTTTGCTCAGTATGTAAACATTTTTATGCCGTTTGTCCATTCCATGTTTGAGCAGAGTTGTGGAGTAAACGTAACTGATGATCCCGATAATGAGGAGTATGTTATGTCCTTATGGGAGAGTATCTCTACTTTGTACACGAGTGTGTGCCAAAGTTTTAAGGGCAACGAAATCCCTCTGGCTCCATATTTACAAAACATGCTACAGTTTGTCCTTTACACCGCACCTCTCGCCAAGTCTCACGGCTACGTTGAGGTGTTTATAGCGATCATCACAGTTATTGGCGATATGGCATCTGTATTGAAGAGTGTTTCCTTAAAAGAGTTGAGGCAGCAGGCGCAAAGCGCTCTTCTCTCCAGCGAGGTGGTGGCCATCGTCAAAGTGGCCGCAGAATTGAATGACGGACGTGATGGTTTCAGGGAGCAAGTGCGGTGGGTGGAAAGCCAACTTCAACAACTTTCAAAGGTGgtgtaa
- a CDS encoding splicing factor PTSR1 interacting protein: protein MDAIPPEYDKDTKERIYRQEWLEYFNYIGWDRAVSEHPEQYYSIFPGGHHHALHNMNNGGSVMGDIMGKQENIGSIGVSAPILGNQRPAGGASYRAGILAPPVMTTASAAAKMFLDDGSSSGSDGDSRYSSRSSSSSSDASSLDGSKERDGEVNRGQRRYERAAEAGASEADTKKSASNRRRHRSGSGTKRRSRSRHRHRDKSRRRSTNNDKKSGRKRERSKDAEESRARRDDKPPRNEQKTGRRDERRERDNKHRSNDRDERRHHHHRSDKPHGSEHGRNRDRERDRERERDRDRGRERERERDRDRDWDRRKEKAPAGGGSSNGSRSHKGHYILHEGNDKFRGRGDGSISAGGDRYDDRREDARQRRQRDEGRYRR, encoded by the coding sequence ATGGATGCGATCCCACCTGAGTACGATAAGGACACCAAGGAGCGCATATACCGCCAAGAATGGCTCGAGTATTTTAATTACATTGGATGGGACAGAGCGGTATCTGAACATCCAGAGCAGTATTACTCCATCTTTCCCGGGGGCCATCACCACGCATTACACAACATGAACAACGGGGGGTCGGTTATGGGCGATATAATGGGGAAACAAGAGAATATTGGTTCTATAGGcgtgtcagctcctattttAGGTAATCAGCGGCCAGCCGGTGGTGCATCATATAGAGCTGGCATCCTTGCACCACCGGTGATGACGACAGCCTCCGCTGCCGCAAAAATGTTTCTGGATGACGGAAGCAGTAGCGGTAGTGATGGTGACAGTCGGTACTCTTCtcgctcttcctcttcctctagCGATGCATCATCACTGGACGGGAGCAAGGAACGTGATGGTGAAGTAAACCGTGGTCAAAGGCGCTATGAGCGTGCCGCGGAAGCTGGGGCGTCAGAGGCTGACACGAAAAAGAGTGCCTCCAACCGTCGGCGTCATCGGAGCGGTAGTGGCACCAAGCGCCGCTCTCGGTCCCGTCACAGGCATCGTGATAAGTCGAGGCGACGCAGCACCAACAATGATAAAAAGTCAGGGCGAAAACGAGAGCGCAGTAAAGACGCGGAGGAAAGTCGGGCACGACGTGACGACAAACCGCCaagaaacgaacaaaaaacaggTCGACGCGACGAGCGGCGGGAGCGTGACAACAAGCACCGATCGAACGACAGGGACGAgcgccgccaccaccaccaccgttcTGACAAGCCTCATGGAAGTGAACATGGGCGTAACCGCGATCGTGAACGTGATCGGGAACGGGAACGGGACCGGGATCGTGGCCGTGAGCGTGAGCGGGAGCGTGACCGGGACCGGGACTGGGACCGCCGGAAAGAGAAGGCACCAGCGGGTGGCGGTAGTTCCAATGGGAGTCGGTCGCACAAGGGACATTATATTCTTCACGAAGGCAATGATAAGTTTCGTGGAAGGGGGGATGGATCGATATCTGCCGGGGGTGATAGGTATGATGACAGAAGGGAAGATGCTCGCCAGCGAAGGCAACGTGATGAAGGGCGATACAGGAGGTAG